In Mycolicibacter virginiensis, the DNA window CCCTGGGTGCCGCCGCCACCGCGATCATCGGTTATCTGCAGTCCGAGCGGGTGCTACGGCCGGTCGCCGTCGCGGCCCTGCGGGACGGGACCCCGGAGAAGCTGCGGGCGCCGGGAGTGATCCTTCGGCAGCTGCTGACCTGGCTGCTGTCGACCGGGGTGCCGGTGCTGGCGATCGTGCTGTCGGTGTTGGCCGGCAAGGCATCGTTGCTCAACGCCTCACCGGACAAACTGTTCACCCCGATCCTGCTGATGGCGCTGGCCGCCCTGGTGATCGGGCTGGCCGGCACCGTGCTGGTGTCGATGTCGATCGCCGACCCGCTGCGCCAGTTGCGCTGGGCGCTGGGTGAGGTGCAGCGCGGCAACTACAACGCGCACATGCAGATCTACGACGCCAGTGAGCTCGGGCTGCTGCAGGCCGGGTTCAACGACATGGTGCGTGACCTGGCCGAGCGGCAGCGGCTGCGTGACCTGTTCGGCCGCTACGTCGGCGAGGACGTGGCCCGGCGGGCCCTGGAGCGTGGCACCGAGCTGGGTGGCCAGGAACGCGACGTGGCGGTGCTCTTCATCGATTTGGTGGGTTCCACCCAGCTGGCCGCGACCCGGCCGCCCAGCGAGGTCGTCAACCTGCTCAACGAGTTCTTCCGGGTCGTGGTCGAGGCCGTCGGACGCCACGGCGGTTTCGTCAACAAGTTCCAGGGTGACGCGGCGCTGGCCATCTTCGGCGCGCCCATCGAGCACCCGGACGCCTCCAGTGCGGCCTTGGCGGCGGCCCGCGAACTGCACGACGGCCTGCTGCCGGTGCTCGATTCCGAAGAGTTCGGCATCGGGGTGTCGGCCGGGCGGGCCATCGCCGGCCACATCGGTGCCCGGGCCCGCTTCGAGTACACCGTGATCGGCGACCCGGTCAACGAGGCTGCCCGGCTGACCGAGCTGGCCAAGTTGGAGGACGGCCACGTGCTGGCTTCGGCGGTGGCGGTCAGCGGCGCGGTCGACGCCGAGGCGCTGTGCTGGGAGGTCGGCGAGATCGTCGAGCTGCGTGGGCGCGCCGTTCCCACTCAGCTGGCGCGGCCGCTGAACCTCGCAGCGCTGGAACCGATCCCGGCCGAGATCGTCGAGGACGCCGAGCCCGCGGCCGCAGCCGACTGACTCAGCTCTTTGTAGCCTTCTTCGCGGCTGCCTTCTTCGCCGGCGCCTTTTTCGCGGGTGCCTTGCGGGCCGTCTTCTTGGCGGCCTTCTTGGCCGGCCCCCGAGCCCGCCGGTCGGCGAGCAGTTCGGCGGCACGCTCATCGGTGATGGTGGCCACCTCGTCGCCCTTGCGCAGGCTGGCGTTGGTCTCACCGTCAGTCACGTACGGACCGAATCGGCCGTCCTTGATCACCATCGGCTTGCCGCTCGCCGGGTCAGCACCCAGCTCCCGCAGCGCGGCAGTCGCCGCCGCTTGGCGGCCACGGCGCTTCGGCTCGGCGTAGATCTTCAGCGCCTCCTCAAGGGAGATCTCGAAAATCTGCTCCTCGGTGGCCAGCGACCGAGAATCGGTGCCCCGCTTCAGGTATGGCCCGTAGCGACCGTTCTGCGCGGTGATCTCATCGCCGGACTCCGGGTCGACGCCGACCACCCGCGGCAACGACAGCAGCTTCAGCGCATCGTCGAGCGTCACGGTTTCCAGGCTCATGCTGCGCAGCAGTGAACCGGTACGCGGCTTCGGGCCGGTCGGCTTCTTGCCCTTCTTGGCGGTCGCCCCGGACTCGTCGTCCGGCGGGGGCGGCAGAACTTCGGTGACGTACGGGCCGTAGCGGCCGTCCTTGGCGACGACCTCGTGCCCGGTGGCCGGGTCCACACCGAGCGACCGGCCCTCCTGCGGCGTGGCGAAACGTTCCTCGGCCAGCGCCAGGGTCAGCTCGTCCGGTGGCAGCGAGTCATCCAGGTTTGCCCGCTGCGGGGTCGGCTCGCCGTCGTCCCCGGTGACCATGCGCTCCAGGTAGGGGCCGTTCTTGCCCACCCGTACATAGACCGGCCTGCCTTCGGCGTCGTCGAACAGCCGGATCGAGTTGATCTCGCGGGCGTCGATGCCCTCCAAGTTGACCCCGACCAGCTTCTTCAGGCCCCCGGCGCGGGCGATCGAGTCCTCGACCCCGTAGTCGCCGCCGAAGTAGAAGTTGTGCAGCCAGTCGACGCGGCGCTGGCGCCCGGCGGCGATCCCGTCGAGCTCGTCCTCCATGGCGGCGGTGAAGTCGTAGTCGACCAGCCGGCCGAAGTGCTGCTCAAGCAGCCCGATCACCGCGAAGGCCACCCAGGTGGGGACCAGCGCGCTGCCCTTTTTGTAGACGTAGCCGCGGTCCTGGATGGTCTTGATGATCGAGGAGTACGTCGACGGCCGACCGATGCCCAACTCCTCGAGCGCCTTGACCAGCGAGGCCTCGGTGTAGCGCGCGGGTGGGTTGGTGGCGTGGCCGTCGGGGGTCAGCTCGGTGGCGTCCACCCGCTGGCCCTGGGTCAGCTGCGGCAGCCGCCGCTCGGCGTCGTCGGCTTCACCGCCGGCCAACTCGTCGACGGTCTCCACGTAGGCCTTGAGGAAGCCGGCGAAGGTGATGGTGCGGCCGCTGGCGGCGAACGTCACCTGCTGAGAGCCGGACTGCCCGCCGATCCGCAGGCTCAGCGTGGTGCCGCGGGCGTCGGCCATCTGCGAGGCGACGGTGCGCTGCCAGATCAGCTCGTAGAGCCGGAACTCGTCGCTGCCCAGCTCATTGCGCACCGCGTCGGGGGTGGCGAACGTCTCGCCGGCCGGCCGGATCGCCTCGTGGGCTTCCTGGGCGTTCTTGACCTTGCGGGTGTACTGCCGCGGCGACGGCGAGACGTATTCCTCGCCGTAGAGCTGGCGAGCCTGCGTGCGGGCGGCATCAATAGCGCTGGCCGACAAAGTCGTCGAGTCGGTACGCATATAGGTGATGTAGCCGTTCTCGTAGAGCCGCTGGGCGATGCTCATCGTCCGCTCGGCCGAGAACCGCAGCTTGCGACCGGCTTCCTGCTGCAGCGTCGAGGTCATGAAGGGCGCGTAGGGGCGACGGGTGTAGGGCTTGT includes these proteins:
- the topA gene encoding type I DNA topoisomerase, which translates into the protein MADSKTVSARNGDKTPVRRLVIVESPTKARKIAGYLGRDYVVESSRGHIRDLPRNAADVPAKYKTEAWARLGVNVDADFEPLYIVSPDKKSTVAELKDLLKDVDELYLATDGDREGEAIAWHLLETLKPRIPVKRMVFHEITEPAIRNAAENPRDLDIDLVDAQETRRVLDRLYGYEVSPVLWKKVAPKLSAGRVQSVATRIIVQRERERMAFRSASYWDVVAQLDASVSDPTASPPNFSARLVAVDELRVASGRDFDSLGALKKPAEVTVLDEAAATALAAGLRGASLSVTSVEDKPYTRRPYAPFMTSTLQQEAGRKLRFSAERTMSIAQRLYENGYITYMRTDSTTLSASAIDAARTQARQLYGEEYVSPSPRQYTRKVKNAQEAHEAIRPAGETFATPDAVRNELGSDEFRLYELIWQRTVASQMADARGTTLSLRIGGQSGSQQVTFAASGRTITFAGFLKAYVETVDELAGGEADDAERRLPQLTQGQRVDATELTPDGHATNPPARYTEASLVKALEELGIGRPSTYSSIIKTIQDRGYVYKKGSALVPTWVAFAVIGLLEQHFGRLVDYDFTAAMEDELDGIAAGRQRRVDWLHNFYFGGDYGVEDSIARAGGLKKLVGVNLEGIDAREINSIRLFDDAEGRPVYVRVGKNGPYLERMVTGDDGEPTPQRANLDDSLPPDELTLALAEERFATPQEGRSLGVDPATGHEVVAKDGRYGPYVTEVLPPPPDDESGATAKKGKKPTGPKPRTGSLLRSMSLETVTLDDALKLLSLPRVVGVDPESGDEITAQNGRYGPYLKRGTDSRSLATEEQIFEISLEEALKIYAEPKRRGRQAAATAALRELGADPASGKPMVIKDGRFGPYVTDGETNASLRKGDEVATITDERAAELLADRRARGPAKKAAKKTARKAPAKKAPAKKAAAKKATKS
- a CDS encoding adenylate/guanylate cyclase domain-containing protein, which codes for MVSTTTLVGRINRFVRWVVRTPWPVFTLSMLQADIIGSLFVFGFLRFGLPEEDRINLQDLPRLNLALFAMVLLCLFALGFSISTALLMPVFRWQRREALLADVDATDSDPADTELARSRALRMPFYRSLVSICYWTVGGVVFVVISWQVVHNVVPVVVTATALGAAATAIIGYLQSERVLRPVAVAALRDGTPEKLRAPGVILRQLLTWLLSTGVPVLAIVLSVLAGKASLLNASPDKLFTPILLMALAALVIGLAGTVLVSMSIADPLRQLRWALGEVQRGNYNAHMQIYDASELGLLQAGFNDMVRDLAERQRLRDLFGRYVGEDVARRALERGTELGGQERDVAVLFIDLVGSTQLAATRPPSEVVNLLNEFFRVVVEAVGRHGGFVNKFQGDAALAIFGAPIEHPDASSAALAAARELHDGLLPVLDSEEFGIGVSAGRAIAGHIGARARFEYTVIGDPVNEAARLTELAKLEDGHVLASAVAVSGAVDAEALCWEVGEIVELRGRAVPTQLARPLNLAALEPIPAEIVEDAEPAAAAD